In Planctomicrobium piriforme, a single genomic region encodes these proteins:
- a CDS encoding ABC transporter ATP-binding protein produces the protein MIADATLLKIDGLTTVFRTDEGPLKAVNELSLQLGTGETLGLVGESGSGKSVTSLSIMRLLPTVSATLASGTISYLGKDLVRLPEPQMRRIRGSEIGMIFQEPGTSLNPVFRVGQQVAEAIQLHEKVNFREAKKRTIALFREVGIPEPERRFDSFPHEMSGGQKQRVMIAMALSCNPKLLIADEPTTALDVTIQKQILDLLRQLRDQRGMSILFITHDLGVIAEIADRVAVMFRGRLVEQGPVEQIFRRPQHPYTKGLLACRPRLETKFRRLPTVSDFMDATRRPDGSYDIIEKELTPARLALLESTGRGRLLHPRAELKKLGHPVEEAATAGALTTVPEGQRPLLSLDDLQIYYPIRKGLFRSVVGNVKAVDGISFKVYRGQTLGLVGESGCGKTTTGRAIVKLVPTTAGRIAYDGVDINSFQGEDLQRYRSKMQIIFQDPYSSLNPRMTVEAVLTEAMQIHGMGSSRRDRREKAAQLLVEVGLEPLHLRRYPHEFSGGQRQRISIARALAVEPEFLICDESVSALDVSVQAQVLNLLKNLQEQRNLTYIFISHDLSVVKFMSDMMAVMSEGKIVEFGPSEAIYAHPKHDYTRKLISSIPDVALEHIEQ, from the coding sequence ATGATTGCTGATGCGACGCTGCTGAAAATCGACGGGTTGACGACGGTTTTTCGCACGGATGAAGGCCCGCTCAAGGCGGTGAACGAACTCAGCCTGCAGCTCGGCACCGGTGAGACGCTGGGACTCGTCGGCGAATCGGGGTCCGGCAAGTCGGTGACCTCGCTGTCGATCATGCGGCTCCTGCCGACGGTCTCGGCCACGCTCGCGTCGGGGACGATCTCTTATCTGGGAAAAGATCTGGTCCGGCTGCCGGAGCCGCAGATGCGAAGAATTCGCGGCAGCGAAATCGGCATGATCTTTCAGGAACCGGGCACAAGCCTGAATCCTGTCTTTCGCGTCGGCCAGCAGGTGGCGGAAGCAATTCAACTGCATGAGAAGGTGAATTTCCGCGAAGCCAAAAAGCGGACGATTGCACTCTTTCGCGAGGTCGGCATCCCCGAGCCAGAACGTCGCTTCGACAGCTTTCCCCACGAAATGTCGGGCGGTCAGAAGCAACGCGTGATGATCGCGATGGCGCTCTCATGCAATCCCAAACTGTTGATTGCCGACGAGCCGACCACCGCGCTCGACGTCACGATTCAAAAGCAGATTCTCGACCTGCTGCGGCAACTTCGCGACCAGCGGGGCATGTCGATTCTGTTCATCACGCACGATCTGGGAGTCATCGCCGAGATCGCGGATCGCGTGGCGGTGATGTTTCGCGGTCGACTCGTCGAACAGGGGCCCGTCGAACAGATTTTCCGCCGTCCTCAGCATCCTTACACCAAAGGACTGCTGGCCTGCCGCCCCCGGTTGGAGACAAAGTTTCGCCGTCTGCCGACAGTCAGCGACTTCATGGATGCCACGCGTCGCCCGGACGGCAGCTACGACATCATCGAAAAAGAACTGACTCCGGCGCGGCTGGCTTTGCTGGAATCGACCGGTCGCGGACGGCTGCTGCATCCCCGTGCGGAACTTAAGAAACTGGGCCATCCCGTCGAAGAAGCCGCAACCGCCGGCGCTCTGACAACCGTGCCTGAAGGACAGCGGCCGCTGCTGAGCCTGGATGATCTGCAGATCTATTATCCGATTCGCAAAGGACTGTTCCGGAGCGTCGTCGGCAATGTGAAGGCGGTCGATGGGATCAGCTTCAAGGTCTATCGCGGCCAGACGCTGGGGCTGGTTGGCGAGTCCGGCTGCGGCAAGACGACCACGGGTCGCGCCATCGTGAAGCTGGTGCCGACCACCGCCGGACGCATCGCCTACGACGGCGTCGATATCAACTCCTTTCAGGGGGAAGATCTGCAGCGCTATCGCAGCAAAATGCAGATCATCTTTCAGGATCCGTACAGCTCGCTGAATCCCCGGATGACGGTCGAAGCAGTTCTGACCGAAGCGATGCAGATTCACGGCATGGGGTCATCTCGTCGCGACCGCCGGGAAAAGGCAGCACAGTTGCTCGTCGAGGTGGGACTGGAGCCGCTGCATCTGCGGCGGTATCCCCACGAATTCTCGGGCGGGCAGCGGCAGCGCATTTCCATCGCCAGGGCACTCGCAGTGGAACCGGAATTCCTGATCTGCGATGAATCGGTCTCGGCGCTCGATGTGTCAGTGCAGGCCCAGGTATTGAACCTGCTGAAGAACCTGCAGGAGCAGCGGAACCTCACTTACATCTTCATCAGCCACGACCTGAGCGTGGTGAAGTTCATGTCCGACATGATGGCGGTGATGAGCGAAGGGAAGATCGTTGAGTTCGGCCCGAGCGAGGCGATTTACGCCCACCCGAAGCACGACTACACCCGCAAGCTGATTTCATCGATCCCGGATGTCGCGCTCGAGCACATCGAGCA
- the mntR gene encoding manganese-binding transcriptional regulator MntR, producing the protein MKHARRIAARHRRTRQDHSTETAEDYVEAVAEITSQHGLCRVVDLAERFDVTHVTVTRIVSRLKKEGYVDTEPYRPIQLTEKGTRLAAEASRRHDVVFRFLVAIGVPERTAAIDAEGIEHHVSPETLERFKQLADDFAKKIVPDDGAEMS; encoded by the coding sequence ATGAAACATGCGCGCCGCATTGCTGCCCGACACCGCCGCACTCGTCAGGATCACTCGACCGAGACGGCGGAGGATTACGTCGAGGCGGTCGCCGAAATCACCTCGCAGCATGGCCTGTGCCGGGTGGTCGACCTTGCGGAGCGCTTTGACGTGACGCACGTCACCGTCACCCGAATCGTTAGCCGTCTGAAAAAAGAGGGCTATGTCGATACGGAACCGTACAGGCCGATTCAACTCACCGAAAAGGGAACCCGGCTGGCCGCGGAAGCGAGCCGTCGGCACGACGTGGTCTTCCGGTTCCTCGTGGCAATTGGAGTCCCTGAGCGAACTGCCGCGATCGACGCCGAAGGGATCGAGCATCATGTCAGCCCGGAAACGCTCGAACGCTTCAAACAACTTGCGGACGATTTTGCAAAGAAAATTGTCCCGGACGATGGGGCCGAGATGTCATGA
- the hpt gene encoding hypoxanthine phosphoribosyltransferase gives MDQVRVLIPQETISDAVQQLGRRITEDYQGHNLTVLGVLTGSIVLVTDLMRQIALPHQLGLVQASSYRGTATTPGELTINLDFLPDIRGRDILLVDDIFDTGRTLSAIHAQLQQFQPRTVRSAVLLWKTARRTVEATPDYYCFEIPDEFVVGYGLDYNHQFRHLPYIGVLEL, from the coding sequence ATGGATCAGGTGCGTGTGCTGATTCCGCAGGAAACCATTTCCGATGCCGTGCAGCAGCTCGGTCGGCGGATTACTGAGGACTATCAGGGACACAATCTGACCGTTCTTGGCGTGCTGACCGGCAGCATCGTGCTGGTGACGGACCTGATGCGGCAGATTGCCTTGCCGCATCAGTTAGGACTCGTGCAGGCAAGCAGCTATCGCGGTACCGCGACGACGCCCGGCGAACTGACGATCAATCTCGACTTTCTCCCGGACATTCGCGGGCGGGATATCCTGCTGGTGGATGACATCTTCGACACCGGTCGTACGCTGTCGGCCATCCACGCGCAGTTGCAACAGTTTCAACCGCGAACCGTACGGTCGGCTGTACTGCTCTGGAAAACCGCCCGCCGCACCGTCGAGGCGACTCCCGACTATTACTGCTTCGAAATCCCCGACGAGTTCGTCGTCGGGTACGGGCTCGACTACAACCATCAGTTCCGCCATCTGCCGTATATTGGCGTGCTGGAATTGTGA
- the aroF gene encoding 3-deoxy-7-phosphoheptulonate synthase produces the protein MIVVMKRGVSEQAIQRIAQRVEQLGLKAHIIYGTERTVIAAVGDKRNHERETLESFEEVEKVVPILAPYKVASKETKPEPTIIKVLDLVLGGGNVGVIAGPCSVESEQQILESAHKVKAAGAKGLRGGAFKPRTSPYAFQGMKEEGLKLLAAAREATGLAIVTEVMTPHHVELVAKYADILQIGARNMQNYHLLQAVGEIRKPVLLKRGPSATMEEFLLAAEYILDQGNQEVILCERGIRTFETHTRFTLPLATVPYLRERTHLPIVVDPSHGTGIASLVAPMCAASVAAGADGLIVEVHPDPQKAVSDGAQSLTPDAFVFAMEQSRKVAHALGMTM, from the coding sequence ATGATCGTCGTCATGAAACGCGGAGTCAGCGAACAAGCGATTCAACGCATCGCACAGCGCGTCGAACAACTCGGGCTGAAGGCCCACATCATCTACGGTACCGAACGCACCGTGATTGCCGCCGTGGGCGATAAACGCAATCACGAACGCGAGACGCTCGAATCGTTCGAGGAAGTCGAAAAGGTCGTCCCGATTCTGGCCCCCTACAAGGTCGCCAGCAAGGAAACCAAGCCCGAGCCGACCATCATCAAAGTGCTCGATCTCGTTCTGGGGGGCGGCAACGTCGGCGTCATCGCCGGTCCCTGCTCGGTCGAAAGCGAACAGCAGATTCTCGAATCCGCTCATAAGGTCAAAGCCGCCGGGGCCAAGGGCCTTCGCGGAGGGGCGTTCAAGCCCCGCACCAGTCCTTACGCGTTCCAGGGGATGAAAGAAGAAGGCCTCAAGCTGCTCGCCGCCGCTCGTGAGGCGACCGGGCTGGCCATCGTCACCGAGGTCATGACGCCGCATCACGTCGAACTCGTCGCCAAATATGCCGACATTCTGCAGATCGGCGCGCGGAACATGCAGAACTACCATCTCCTTCAGGCGGTTGGTGAAATCCGCAAACCAGTGCTGCTCAAACGCGGTCCGAGCGCGACGATGGAAGAGTTTCTGCTGGCCGCCGAATACATTCTCGACCAGGGAAATCAGGAAGTCATTCTCTGCGAGCGGGGGATCCGCACGTTCGAAACCCATACCCGATTCACGTTGCCGCTGGCGACGGTGCCCTACCTGCGGGAACGGACCCATCTGCCGATCGTGGTCGACCCCAGTCACGGCACCGGCATCGCCTCGCTGGTCGCGCCGATGTGCGCAGCCTCGGTGGCCGCAGGCGCCGACGGGCTGATTGTCGAAGTCCATCCCGATCCGCAAAAAGCCGTGAGCGATGGTGCGCAGTCGCTCACCCCGGATGCCTTCGTGTTCGCCATGGAGCAAAGCCGCAAGGTGGCGCACGCACTGGGCATGACGATGTAG
- a CDS encoding glycosyltransferase family 4 protein encodes MKIAQVSPLHESVPPRCYGGTERIVSYLTEALVEMGHDVTLFASGDSKTSADLCSVVPQSLRLDEKRKDPVIYHMLQLAEVARAAHKFDIIHFHTDFLHFPLFRHIDTPQLTTLHGRLDLDDLMPIYDEFSDMPVVSISDSQRKPLPQANWFATVYNGVPEETYDFQAQPGKYFAFVGRVSPEKGTHRAIEIALRLGIPLKIAAKIDPVDREYFETEIKHHLDNPLIEYLGEVNESQKNVLLGGALAALFPIDWPEPFGLVMIEAMACGTPVIAFRHGSVPEVMVDGVTGFVVDTVDEAVAACQRLGEIDRRACRNHFEAKFSSARMAEGYLAAYRKLISTVNVAVPSSGNRRELQPTRPFSDQTAI; translated from the coding sequence ATGAAAATTGCCCAGGTTTCGCCCCTCCACGAAAGCGTTCCCCCCCGTTGCTACGGCGGCACAGAACGCATTGTCTCTTACCTCACGGAAGCCCTCGTCGAAATGGGTCACGACGTGACGCTGTTTGCCTCAGGCGACTCCAAGACTTCGGCTGACTTGTGCTCCGTTGTCCCGCAGTCGCTGCGGCTCGATGAAAAACGCAAAGACCCGGTCATCTATCACATGCTGCAACTGGCGGAAGTTGCCCGAGCGGCTCACAAGTTCGATATCATCCACTTTCACACCGACTTCCTGCATTTCCCCCTCTTCAGGCACATCGATACGCCGCAGCTCACCACGTTGCACGGGCGACTCGATCTCGACGACCTGATGCCGATCTACGATGAGTTCAGCGACATGCCCGTCGTCTCCATTTCCGATTCACAGCGGAAGCCCCTGCCGCAGGCGAACTGGTTCGCCACCGTTTACAACGGCGTGCCGGAAGAGACGTATGACTTTCAGGCTCAGCCCGGCAAGTACTTCGCCTTCGTCGGCCGCGTCTCCCCTGAGAAAGGGACGCACCGAGCCATCGAGATTGCGCTGCGACTCGGCATTCCTCTCAAAATCGCAGCCAAGATCGATCCCGTTGATCGGGAATACTTCGAAACCGAGATTAAACATCACCTCGATAACCCTTTGATCGAGTATCTTGGCGAAGTGAACGAGTCACAGAAGAACGTTTTGCTCGGCGGAGCGCTCGCCGCGTTGTTCCCGATCGACTGGCCCGAACCGTTCGGCCTGGTGATGATTGAAGCAATGGCCTGCGGCACGCCGGTCATTGCCTTCCGCCACGGCTCGGTGCCGGAAGTCATGGTCGATGGCGTCACCGGCTTTGTCGTCGATACCGTCGACGAAGCGGTCGCTGCTTGCCAGCGTCTCGGTGAAATCGACCGCCGCGCCTGCCGCAATCACTTTGAAGCGAAGTTTTCTTCCGCTCGCATGGCGGAAGGGTATCTCGCTGCCTACCGCAAGCTCATCAGTACGGTCAACGTGGCCGTGCCTTCAAGCGGCAATCGCCGTGAGCTGCAACCAACACGGCCATTTTCGGATCAGACCGCAATTTGA
- a CDS encoding amylo-alpha-1,6-glucosidase, which yields MEDVILVNDQWYFSATSPRADARTQVLKQGDTFAVFDRRGEMGKSGLGEQGLYHLGMRHLDQWEILLNGRRPMLLNSTIKEDNSLLVVECTTPDIHDGNEVTLPKGTLHVFRSITVQDSILYEHLRLTNYSRNPLELVIEYSYGADFHDMFEVRGAHRARRGEALPPEIEGKRVTLGYRGLDDVVRRTIIEFDGEVLQLTDRIAKVRVRLKPGQEQTLHATIGCLSGNAQFCVVSYAEAVEGTKTRLRRREQQRARIVTSNEQFNHWIDRSLADLQMLTTETVYGSYPYAGVPWFSTPFGRDGIITALQTLWLDPELSRGALSFLAATQATEKDPKSDAEPGKILHEMREGEMSALGEVPFRRYYGTVDATPLFVVLAGRYFRRTDDLAFIRDIWPNIKQAVNWMNTYGDADGDGFVEYQRCNDRGLVQQGWKDSDDSIFHSDGSPAEGPIALCEVQGYVYEAKLLAAELAEALDERDWAAELRQQAAVLKEYFNEKFWVRSINTFAIALDGRKRPCAVRSSNTGHLLYNGIVDAQHAGAVAETLMSEQSFNGWGIRTIAEGEARYNPMSYHNGSVWPHDTGIAAAGLARYGDQSRALQLVSGLFEASQYLDNARLPELFCGFPRLEGHSPTLYPVACSPQAWAAGAVFMLLQACLGMTFSPTKPQICFDHPRLPETLQWVRISNLRMKQGMVNMTLRRHPRDVGLNIDEKEGDIDIVLIA from the coding sequence ATGGAAGACGTCATTCTGGTCAATGACCAATGGTATTTCTCGGCAACATCACCGAGGGCGGATGCCCGTACGCAGGTGCTCAAGCAGGGGGATACCTTCGCCGTTTTCGACCGGCGCGGCGAGATGGGCAAGAGCGGCCTCGGGGAACAGGGACTCTATCACCTGGGGATGCGGCATCTGGATCAATGGGAGATCCTGCTCAACGGTCGTCGACCGATGCTCCTGAATTCGACCATCAAGGAGGACAACAGCCTGCTGGTGGTCGAATGCACGACGCCGGATATCCACGACGGCAATGAAGTCACCCTTCCTAAAGGGACGCTGCATGTCTTCCGCTCGATCACCGTGCAGGATTCGATCCTCTACGAACACCTGCGGCTCACGAACTATTCCCGCAATCCGCTTGAGCTGGTGATCGAGTACTCGTACGGGGCGGACTTCCACGACATGTTTGAAGTCCGCGGCGCTCATCGCGCACGTCGCGGAGAGGCGCTGCCCCCGGAAATCGAAGGCAAACGCGTCACGCTTGGCTACCGCGGCCTCGATGATGTCGTCCGTCGCACCATCATCGAGTTCGACGGCGAAGTTTTGCAACTGACCGACCGGATCGCGAAAGTCCGCGTCAGACTGAAGCCTGGTCAGGAACAGACGCTGCACGCCACCATCGGGTGTCTTAGCGGGAACGCCCAGTTCTGCGTCGTCAGTTATGCCGAAGCAGTCGAAGGGACTAAGACCCGACTGCGAAGACGGGAACAGCAACGCGCGAGAATCGTCACTTCGAACGAGCAGTTCAATCACTGGATCGATCGCTCGCTCGCCGACTTGCAGATGCTGACGACAGAGACCGTCTACGGCAGCTACCCCTACGCCGGCGTACCGTGGTTCTCAACTCCTTTCGGCCGCGACGGCATCATCACCGCGCTGCAGACGCTTTGGCTCGATCCCGAACTCTCCCGCGGCGCCCTCAGCTTCCTCGCCGCGACGCAAGCGACCGAGAAAGATCCTAAGTCCGACGCCGAACCCGGCAAGATCCTGCACGAAATGCGCGAAGGGGAAATGTCGGCGCTGGGCGAAGTTCCATTCCGCAGGTATTACGGCACAGTCGACGCCACGCCGTTGTTTGTCGTGCTGGCCGGACGCTACTTCCGCCGCACTGACGACCTCGCGTTCATCCGCGACATCTGGCCGAACATCAAGCAAGCGGTTAACTGGATGAACACCTACGGCGATGCCGACGGCGACGGCTTTGTCGAGTACCAGCGCTGCAACGACCGCGGTCTGGTGCAGCAAGGGTGGAAGGACTCGGACGATTCGATCTTCCACTCAGACGGCAGCCCCGCGGAAGGCCCGATCGCCCTGTGTGAAGTACAGGGATATGTCTATGAAGCCAAATTGCTCGCCGCTGAACTCGCGGAAGCTCTGGATGAACGGGACTGGGCAGCAGAATTACGACAACAGGCGGCCGTTCTGAAAGAGTACTTCAACGAAAAATTCTGGGTCCGGTCGATCAACACGTTCGCCATCGCTCTCGATGGCCGCAAACGCCCCTGCGCCGTACGGAGTTCGAACACCGGTCATCTGCTCTATAACGGCATCGTCGATGCCCAGCATGCAGGAGCCGTCGCCGAGACGCTGATGAGCGAGCAGTCCTTCAACGGGTGGGGCATCCGCACGATTGCGGAAGGGGAAGCTCGCTACAACCCGATGTCGTACCACAACGGATCCGTCTGGCCGCATGATACGGGCATCGCCGCCGCAGGTCTCGCACGTTACGGCGATCAGTCACGAGCGCTGCAATTGGTATCCGGCCTGTTCGAGGCCTCGCAGTATCTCGACAACGCCCGATTGCCAGAACTGTTCTGTGGGTTCCCTCGTCTGGAAGGCCATAGCCCGACGCTCTATCCCGTCGCCTGTTCTCCGCAGGCCTGGGCGGCGGGCGCGGTCTTCATGCTGCTGCAGGCGTGTCTGGGAATGACCTTCTCACCGACGAAACCGCAAATCTGCTTCGATCACCCGCGATTGCCGGAAACCCTGCAATGGGTCCGCATCTCAAATCTGCGGATGAAACAAGGCATGGTCAACATGACCCTCCGCCGCCACCCCCGCGACGTGGGACTGAACATCGACGAGAAAGAAGGCGATATCGATATCGTCCTCATCGCCTGA
- a CDS encoding FmdB family zinc ribbon protein: MPIFDFQCQDCGAESEIFVRGGQAPVCGQCQSKRVEKLMSAPAGHVAGGTRSLPVMGSSCPPSDAPPCSPRCCRLPQ, encoded by the coding sequence ATGCCGATTTTTGATTTCCAGTGTCAGGACTGCGGCGCGGAGTCTGAAATCTTCGTCCGCGGGGGGCAAGCGCCTGTTTGCGGGCAATGCCAGAGCAAGCGTGTTGAGAAGCTGATGAGCGCTCCAGCGGGACATGTCGCCGGCGGCACACGATCGCTGCCCGTGATGGGAAGCAGTTGCCCACCGTCCGATGCACCGCCGTGCAGCCCGCGTTGTTGTCGCTTGCCCCAGTGA
- a CDS encoding outer membrane protein assembly factor BamB family protein, which translates to MIRRLFTASLCLSTLLAPALLTNAAQAEDPTAMALEEIAQMQVGKLDWPQWAGWSHKNNTPSAKDLPTEWDVGSGENILWSAALGSQSYGNPVIGNGKVYVGSNNHHAYLSRFPKTVDMGVLLCFDEKTGKFLWQHSNQKLPTGRVHDWPDQGICSSVFIDGERVWYVSSRGEVVCLDAEGFHDGENDGPFRAEDNENRDEADVLWKYDMMGMLGVSQHNMCNCSLTCVGDVLFVNTSNGVDESHTNIPAPNAASFFAINRDTGKVLWSDKSPGLNILHGQWSSPAYAVIGGQPQVLFGGGDGWLYSFDPQGDGAGQSKLLWKFDCNPKESKYSVSGRSERNHLIGTPVIYDGLVFIGVGEDPEHGEGNGHLWCIDPTKRGDVSPTLAVDANNKPVVDKNDGTRRLQAINPAVGEKAIPNPNSAVVWHYVGDDTNGNGEVDFEEEMHRTCGTVAIKDDLLFIADFSGIFHCLDAKTGKSKWNYDMFAAAWGSPMIADGKVYIGDEDGDIAIFKLSPKSEQVAEVSCANSVYSTPVVANNILYIANKSTLFAIGAKKDEAEASK; encoded by the coding sequence ATGATTCGTCGACTTTTCACCGCCTCGCTTTGCCTGTCGACCCTGCTCGCCCCGGCGCTGCTGACGAATGCCGCCCAGGCAGAAGATCCGACTGCCATGGCGCTCGAAGAAATCGCCCAGATGCAGGTCGGCAAACTCGACTGGCCGCAATGGGCGGGCTGGAGCCACAAGAACAACACGCCGTCGGCGAAAGACCTGCCCACGGAATGGGACGTCGGCTCCGGCGAAAACATTCTGTGGTCGGCGGCGCTCGGCTCTCAGAGCTACGGTAATCCGGTGATCGGCAACGGCAAAGTGTACGTCGGCAGCAATAATCACCACGCCTACCTGAGCCGGTTTCCCAAGACCGTCGACATGGGCGTGCTGTTGTGCTTCGACGAGAAGACCGGCAAGTTTTTGTGGCAGCATTCCAACCAGAAGCTGCCGACCGGCCGCGTGCATGACTGGCCCGACCAGGGGATCTGCTCGTCGGTGTTCATCGACGGCGAACGAGTGTGGTATGTGAGCAGCCGCGGCGAAGTGGTCTGTCTCGATGCCGAAGGCTTTCACGACGGCGAGAACGACGGCCCGTTTCGCGCGGAAGACAACGAAAACCGTGACGAAGCGGATGTCCTCTGGAAGTATGACATGATGGGGATGCTGGGCGTTTCCCAGCACAACATGTGTAACTGCTCGCTCACCTGCGTCGGCGACGTGCTGTTTGTGAATACTTCCAATGGCGTGGACGAATCGCACACCAACATTCCCGCGCCGAATGCGGCGAGCTTCTTTGCAATCAACCGCGACACCGGCAAGGTGCTCTGGAGCGACAAGTCGCCGGGATTGAACATTCTGCATGGTCAATGGTCGTCGCCGGCCTACGCCGTAATCGGCGGACAGCCGCAAGTACTGTTCGGCGGCGGTGACGGCTGGCTGTACAGCTTTGATCCACAAGGCGACGGAGCCGGGCAGAGCAAGCTGCTGTGGAAGTTCGACTGCAACCCGAAGGAATCGAAGTACTCGGTGAGCGGACGGAGCGAACGGAACCATCTCATCGGCACCCCGGTGATTTACGACGGCCTGGTGTTCATCGGCGTGGGGGAAGATCCGGAACACGGCGAAGGGAACGGCCATCTGTGGTGCATCGATCCGACGAAGCGCGGAGACGTGAGCCCCACCCTCGCTGTGGATGCGAACAACAAGCCGGTCGTCGACAAGAACGACGGCACCCGACGCTTGCAGGCGATCAATCCGGCGGTGGGTGAAAAGGCGATTCCCAATCCGAATTCGGCCGTTGTCTGGCACTATGTCGGCGACGATACGAACGGCAACGGTGAGGTCGATTTCGAGGAAGAGATGCACCGCACCTGCGGCACGGTCGCTATCAAGGATGACCTGCTGTTCATTGCCGACTTCTCAGGGATCTTCCACTGCCTGGACGCGAAGACCGGCAAATCGAAGTGGAACTACGACATGTTCGCGGCCGCCTGGGGCTCGCCGATGATCGCCGACGGCAAGGTTTATATTGGTGACGAAGACGGAGACATTGCGATCTTCAAACTCTCTCCGAAGAGCGAGCAGGTCGCCGAAGTCTCCTGTGCGAACTCGGTCTACAGCACGCCTGTCGTCGCTAACAACATTCTGTACATCGCTAACAAGTCGACCCTGTTCGCGATTGGTGCGAAAAAAGATGAAGCGGAAGCGTCGAAGTAA